In the Candidatus Cloacimonas acidaminovorans str. Evry genome, one interval contains:
- a CDS encoding outer membrane protein assembly factor BamB family protein yields the protein MVSLQSLHSSPPRSVCEYKASREGRFAWFLLTWHPEKDFVLEEIVAEIKLEILNFKVGSLSRLEIEKWMKQFFADLHWKLYGLLHKTELAEKGISLFFGILYDNELYFVQFGRIFCLLTDNKKMRHIGRDWHNYQVQSLDGLQLLGLKDSDPVIKPQRVYIGSNQRLIVISGELAQKIFPSVDDPSAIETLIETYATEDNPLWLILEGKEELVKTKRRKLSRLQVTSIILIVLALLAALYMMVGNRILDQLVYKMRLSLKEEKTLHLEQIPTNLNINSENLKKYIDKLINLPARNISFSIAWSTELPYNVSLSPSFTLGTIYLVSQNRLSAYDKKSRQLLWTKMLEDDIRSTTVHQGMLILYLANQQIIGLNDEGNILWQQHLPTESITGDRFIPCIIKNSDDPRLDRSIMVIPSKRGISILDPVRGETISSLTFKHDLDALSVYDSFANCFYAVVGNAVLCVELKIVN from the coding sequence ATGGTTTCTTTACAGAGTTTGCACTCCTCTCCTCCCCGTAGCGTATGTGAATATAAAGCATCCCGTGAAGGACGCTTTGCCTGGTTTTTGCTTACCTGGCATCCGGAGAAGGATTTTGTACTGGAAGAAATTGTTGCTGAAATCAAGCTGGAAATTCTTAATTTCAAAGTTGGCTCTCTTTCGCGTCTGGAAATTGAGAAATGGATGAAACAGTTCTTTGCCGATCTGCATTGGAAACTCTATGGACTATTGCATAAGACCGAACTGGCAGAAAAAGGTATTTCTCTCTTTTTTGGTATCCTCTATGATAACGAGCTTTATTTTGTTCAGTTTGGCAGAATATTTTGTCTTTTAACCGATAACAAAAAAATGAGACATATCGGAAGGGACTGGCATAATTATCAGGTTCAGTCATTGGACGGTTTACAACTGCTTGGTTTAAAGGACAGTGATCCTGTTATTAAGCCACAACGGGTGTATATTGGCAGTAATCAACGATTGATCGTTATTTCAGGGGAACTGGCACAAAAGATTTTTCCCAGTGTTGATGATCCTTCTGCCATAGAGACATTAATTGAGACCTACGCTACGGAGGATAATCCCCTTTGGCTGATTTTGGAAGGTAAAGAGGAATTGGTTAAAACAAAGCGCAGAAAGCTTTCTCGTTTGCAGGTAACCAGTATCATTCTTATTGTTTTAGCTTTGTTGGCTGCTCTGTATATGATGGTTGGAAATCGTATTCTTGATCAACTGGTGTATAAAATGCGTCTATCACTCAAAGAGGAAAAGACCTTACATTTGGAACAAATTCCTACCAATCTGAATATCAATAGCGAGAACCTGAAAAAATATATAGATAAACTGATAAATCTGCCCGCTCGCAATATTTCTTTCTCCATTGCCTGGAGCACAGAACTACCATATAATGTTAGTTTGTCACCTTCTTTTACATTAGGCACAATTTATCTGGTATCTCAAAACCGACTAAGCGCTTACGATAAGAAGTCCCGTCAGTTGCTCTGGACTAAAATGCTGGAGGATGATATTCGCTCTACAACAGTCCATCAGGGAATGCTGATCTTGTATCTGGCAAATCAGCAAATTATCGGTCTGAATGATGAGGGAAATATTCTCTGGCAACAGCATCTGCCTACAGAAAGCATAACCGGTGATCGGTTCATTCCCTGCATCATTAAAAACAGCGATGATCCACGTTTGGATAGAAGCATAATGGTTATTCCTTCCAAGAGGGGAATCAGCATTCTTGATCCGGTTCGGGGTGAAACCATTAGCAGTTTAACTTTTAAGCACGATTTGGATGCTCTCTCCGTTTATGACAGCTTTGCCAATTGTTTTTACGCGGTTGTAGGCAATGCTGTTTTATGTGTAGAATTAAAGATTGTGAATTAA
- a CDS encoding radical SAM protein, giving the protein MIYLIFRIIGFWLMKNLGFPHLMPMNYTVSLLYTCNSRCNTCNIWKKQAKNLTLEEYQKIFKNIGKSPYWITFSGGEPFLRNDIVDVVTAIYKISHPRIINIPTNGILVQTIIEKTDAIASACPKAQIIVNISIDGIEEQHDKIRNVPGNYKKAIATFNGLKALKHKNLSVGIHTVISKFNVDSFPSIANELMRLKPDSYITEIAEERVELDTMGTDITPSLVAYKSAIDYLIHRIKNSKFKGMSKVTMAFRIEYYNLVKRIMRDKRQIIPCYSGVASCQISPDGDIWSCCIKAKSLGNLRKNNYNFRKIWFSPLAEMERRSIHKKKCWCPLANAAYTNMLLHLPTLFRVSWRSFIHWWS; this is encoded by the coding sequence ATGATTTACCTCATATTTCGCATCATTGGTTTCTGGCTGATGAAAAACCTGGGTTTTCCTCATCTGATGCCAATGAATTATACAGTCAGTTTGCTCTACACTTGCAATTCGCGTTGTAATACCTGTAATATCTGGAAAAAGCAGGCAAAAAATTTAACCTTGGAAGAATATCAGAAAATTTTCAAAAATATAGGCAAATCGCCATACTGGATTACTTTCAGCGGAGGAGAACCATTTTTACGCAATGATATTGTAGATGTAGTAACCGCTATCTACAAAATCAGTCATCCCCGCATTATTAATATTCCCACAAACGGTATTTTGGTTCAAACCATTATAGAAAAAACGGATGCTATTGCCAGTGCCTGTCCTAAAGCTCAAATAATAGTTAATATTTCCATAGACGGCATAGAAGAACAGCACGATAAAATCCGCAATGTTCCCGGAAACTACAAAAAAGCAATTGCTACTTTTAACGGTTTGAAAGCCCTGAAACACAAAAACCTCAGCGTAGGCATTCACACTGTTATTTCCAAGTTCAATGTAGATAGTTTTCCCTCTATTGCCAATGAATTGATGCGTCTTAAGCCCGATAGCTACATTACTGAAATAGCGGAAGAAAGAGTGGAACTGGATACGATGGGAACAGATATAACTCCTTCCTTGGTTGCCTATAAAAGCGCTATTGATTATCTTATTCATAGAATCAAAAACAGTAAATTTAAAGGAATGAGCAAGGTTACTATGGCTTTTCGCATTGAATATTACAATCTGGTGAAAAGGATTATGCGTGATAAAAGGCAAATTATTCCCTGTTATTCAGGAGTTGCCTCTTGTCAGATTTCTCCGGATGGCGATATTTGGAGCTGTTGCATTAAAGCCAAGTCCTTGGGAAACCTGCGAAAAAATAACTATAACTTTCGTAAGATTTGGTTTTCTCCGCTTGCTGAAATGGAACGTCGTTCCATTCATAAAAAGAAGTGCTGGTGTCCTTTAGCCAATGCTGCCTACACCAATATGCTGTTACATCTGCCAACTCTTTTTCGTGTTTCCTGGCGCAGTTTTATTCATTGGTGGAGCTAA
- a CDS encoding glycosyltransferase, with product MEKIKCSVGIFAHNEAGNIIPLLEAIVNQELRETEISEIIVVSSASTDGTDQLVSSFAETHKNVKLLTQPKREGKSSAINLFLANAQEDIAVIISADVIPAQQTIEKLVSAFKNPVIGATGGRPVPVNEESNYLGYIVHLLWRLHHRMALIYPKLGEMIAFRKVMDSIPKDSAVDEASIEAIIREKGLKLKYIPSAIIKNKGAENLADHIKQRRRIQNGHLWLKAHQHYKVVSQDSGILLKVVLQELKEKPQTFFKLAGAILLEVYCRLLGSWDYYVKGKNPFAWEIARSTKDLNQPKRERK from the coding sequence ATGGAAAAAATAAAATGTTCTGTCGGAATATTTGCCCATAACGAAGCCGGCAATATCATCCCTTTACTGGAAGCAATTGTAAATCAGGAATTGCGGGAGACCGAAATCAGCGAAATAATTGTTGTTTCCAGTGCCAGCACCGATGGAACAGACCAACTGGTAAGCTCTTTTGCCGAAACTCATAAAAATGTAAAGCTTCTCACTCAGCCAAAAAGGGAAGGCAAGTCCTCTGCCATTAATCTTTTTTTAGCCAATGCCCAAGAGGATATTGCCGTAATTATAAGTGCTGATGTTATTCCTGCCCAACAGACCATAGAGAAATTGGTTTCCGCTTTTAAAAATCCTGTAATTGGGGCTACGGGAGGTCGTCCTGTTCCGGTAAATGAGGAAAGTAATTATTTGGGTTATATAGTTCATCTTTTGTGGCGTTTACATCATCGGATGGCATTGATTTATCCCAAATTGGGAGAAATGATTGCCTTCCGTAAAGTGATGGATAGTATTCCTAAAGATAGTGCAGTTGACGAAGCCAGCATTGAAGCAATAATAAGAGAGAAGGGCTTGAAACTTAAATACATACCTTCTGCCATTATTAAAAACAAAGGAGCTGAAAATCTGGCAGACCATATAAAACAGCGGCGTCGTATTCAGAACGGTCATTTATGGCTGAAAGCGCATCAGCATTATAAAGTTGTTTCTCAGGATAGCGGTATTTTATTAAAAGTTGTTTTACAGGAGTTGAAAGAAAAGCCCCAGACCTTCTTTAAATTGGCGGGAGCTATTCTTTTGGAAGTTTACTGCCGTCTGCTTGGCAGTTGGGATTATTATGTGAAGGGGAAAAATCCCTTTGCCTGGGAAATAGCGCGCTCCACAAAGGACTTAAATCAACCGAAAAGGGAAAGAAAATAG
- the nusB gene encoding transcription antitermination factor NusB has product MGQRRKAREMAVQCLYSLEFSEVEKDYREYGLLNEYPDILLSLAEAEHIQPNSPVYAFADELVKNTIINIEQVESEIDKLSDNWELEDIALLDRSILCLAAYELLFTDTPAPVVINEAIEIAKKFSSEASGKFINGILDALNKEIIQKGKLTN; this is encoded by the coding sequence ATGGGGCAAAGGCGTAAAGCACGCGAAATGGCTGTTCAGTGCCTTTATTCTCTGGAATTTTCAGAAGTGGAAAAGGACTATCGGGAATATGGTCTTTTGAATGAATATCCCGATATTCTGCTTTCTTTGGCAGAAGCGGAACATATTCAACCCAATTCCCCGGTCTATGCTTTTGCGGATGAACTGGTAAAAAACACGATTATCAATATTGAACAGGTGGAATCGGAAATTGATAAACTAAGCGACAATTGGGAGCTGGAAGATATTGCCCTGCTTGATCGCAGCATTTTATGCCTGGCTGCCTACGAACTTTTGTTTACAGATACTCCGGCACCAGTAGTAATTAATGAGGCAATTGAGATTGCCAAGAAATTCAGCAGTGAAGCATCCGGTAAATTCATCAACGGCATTCTGGATGCTTTAAACAAAGAAATAATTCAAAAGGGAAAACTAACAAATTAA
- the ribH gene encoding 6,7-dimethyl-8-ribityllumazine synthase, with protein MKVMEGKLISKGYKFALVVSRFNEFISSRLLEGALDCLRRHEVNDEDISVIWVPGAFEIPLVAKEAALKKDIDAVICLGAIIRGATPHFEYISAEVTKGIAAVGLETRKPIIYGILTTDSIDQAIERSGTKAGNKGFTAASSALEMLNLLAEMKNGAKA; from the coding sequence ATGAAAGTTATGGAAGGAAAGCTTATTTCCAAGGGCTATAAATTTGCTCTTGTAGTCAGCCGTTTTAACGAATTTATCAGTTCCCGATTGCTGGAAGGAGCTTTAGATTGCCTCAGGCGTCACGAAGTAAACGATGAAGATATCAGCGTAATTTGGGTTCCCGGTGCTTTTGAAATTCCTCTGGTGGCAAAAGAAGCCGCATTAAAAAAGGATATTGATGCCGTAATCTGTTTGGGAGCAATAATTCGGGGTGCAACTCCCCACTTTGAATATATCAGTGCAGAAGTCACTAAAGGCATTGCTGCAGTCGGTTTGGAAACCCGCAAGCCGATTATTTACGGTATTTTAACAACGGATAGTATTGACCAGGCAATAGAACGCTCTGGAACTAAAGCCGGTAACAAGGGTTTTACGGCAGCCAGTTCTGCTTTGGAAATGCTTAATCTTTTAGCTGAAATGAAAAATGGGGCAAAGGCGTAA
- a CDS encoding M18 family aminopeptidase — MDNLIKDLLAFLSGSKSSFFASLEIRKRLEKAGFIYLPEDKPFKIMRGEKYYLCHQGTTIVAFITGSEKIAKTGFNLAGSHIDYPCLKLKPQSLKTEKGITKIGVQLYGSPIISTWLDRELGIAGKIIVKTAKGYKVEYVDLKKPVAVIPNVAIHLNREVNSGFAYNPQTHLNAILSVSSTGTNPLYSLIAEELKVKVEQIAESDLYLYDFTTPNLLGLKQEMIVSQGLDNLAMTHSILSALLKCEKPQKTAVAIFFDNEEIGSQTSQGANSLLLEEILERICLSQSDSREDFYLALRNSFFISADVANAWHPSFAEKYEPDYAPLMNKGPVIKFDAYNRYASDAESSYRFIQLCEKAKVPYQKFLVRSDATSGVTIGPILSSKLGLKTVDIGNPIWAMHSIRETGGTEDHKYLVKVLEEYYK, encoded by the coding sequence ATGGATAATTTAATTAAGGATTTACTCGCTTTCCTCTCTGGTAGTAAAAGCAGTTTTTTTGCCAGTTTGGAAATTCGGAAGCGTTTGGAAAAAGCAGGTTTTATCTATCTTCCTGAAGATAAACCTTTCAAGATTATGAGAGGCGAAAAATATTATCTCTGTCATCAGGGAACTACTATTGTTGCTTTTATAACAGGTAGTGAAAAAATCGCTAAAACAGGTTTCAACCTTGCCGGAAGCCACATTGATTATCCCTGCCTAAAGCTCAAACCCCAAAGTTTGAAAACCGAAAAAGGGATCACTAAAATTGGGGTTCAGCTTTATGGCTCACCTATTATCAGCACTTGGTTAGACCGCGAATTGGGAATTGCCGGAAAAATTATAGTAAAAACGGCAAAGGGTTATAAAGTGGAATATGTGGACTTAAAAAAGCCCGTAGCCGTTATTCCCAATGTAGCTATACATTTGAATCGGGAAGTAAATAGTGGGTTTGCCTATAATCCACAGACCCATTTAAATGCTATACTCAGTGTTAGTTCTACAGGCACAAATCCACTTTATTCTCTTATCGCGGAGGAACTTAAGGTTAAGGTAGAACAGATTGCCGAAAGTGACTTATATTTGTATGATTTTACAACCCCGAACTTATTGGGATTAAAACAGGAAATGATTGTTTCTCAAGGTCTTGATAACCTGGCTATGACTCATTCTATTCTTTCCGCCCTTCTTAAATGTGAGAAACCTCAAAAAACAGCAGTAGCTATCTTTTTTGATAATGAAGAAATCGGTTCGCAGACCTCTCAGGGAGCAAATTCCTTACTTCTGGAGGAAATTTTAGAACGAATTTGCCTCAGTCAAAGCGATTCCCGAGAAGATTTTTACCTGGCTTTGCGCAACAGCTTTTTTATTAGTGCTGATGTAGCAAATGCCTGGCATCCTTCTTTCGCCGAAAAATATGAGCCGGATTATGCTCCTCTGATGAATAAGGGACCAGTTATTAAGTTTGATGCTTATAACAGATACGCCTCGGACGCAGAAAGCTCCTATCGCTTTATTCAGCTTTGTGAAAAGGCAAAAGTTCCTTATCAAAAGTTTTTAGTGCGTAGCGATGCCACCAGTGGAGTTACAATTGGTCCTATTTTATCTTCAAAATTGGGGTTGAAGACAGTTGATATCGGAAATCCAATTTGGGCAATGCATTCCATCCGGGAAACAGGTGGAACTGAAGACCACAAATACCTTGTGAAAGTTTTAGAGGAATATTATAAATGA
- a CDS encoding four helix bundle protein encodes MSGFKELKVWQIGIDLVLKVYKITESFPKSEIYGLSSQMRRCAVSIPSNIAEGSSRNNPKEFTQFLYIAQGSLSELDTQFTLAQLLGYIKDFNQIEELIRQIRSMLTGLIKAQKTQNPQTKF; translated from the coding sequence ATGAGCGGATTTAAAGAACTAAAGGTCTGGCAAATTGGAATTGATTTGGTCTTGAAGGTATATAAAATAACAGAGTCATTTCCTAAAAGTGAAATTTATGGATTATCTTCACAGATGAGACGATGTGCAGTATCAATTCCTTCTAATATTGCAGAAGGTTCAAGTAGAAATAACCCCAAAGAATTTACCCAATTCTTATATATAGCACAAGGTTCACTTTCAGAACTGGATACTCAATTTACATTAGCTCAACTACTTGGTTACATTAAAGATTTTAACCAAATTGAAGAGTTAATTAGACAGATAAGAAGTATGTTGACAGGTCTTATCAAAGCACAAAAGACACAAAACCCTCAAACAAAATTTTAA
- a CDS encoding DUF1015 domain-containing protein: protein MSTFKPFKALRPIPDKAKAIASMPYDVMDSDEARIEVQKNPLSFLHVEKPEVDLPLGTDLYDPAVYAKARENLYKYVSDGYMKQDTKPAYYIYKQVMDGRAQIGLVGLTSVDEYMDGTIKKHELTREEKEADRIRHIDACDAHPSPVFFTYRHQNIIDETVAKVMANKQPEYDFISDDGIQHTLWVMDDPEDIKTIQNAFAALPNLYVADGHHRTASAAKVGLKRREQFPDYTGDEEFNFFMAVIFPDNQLKIYDYNRVVKDLNGLTKDEFLAKVAEKWNVTPIPEGENFAPQKKHNISMYLEGKWYRLEPKPGTWNEKNIVEDLDVSILQNNLLQPILGINDPRTDQRIDFIGGIRGLGELVKRVDSGREKVAFAMYPTSMDELIGIADAGEIMPPKSTWFEPKLRSGLFIHLLK from the coding sequence ATGTCTACTTTCAAACCCTTCAAAGCCCTGCGTCCCATTCCGGACAAAGCAAAGGCAATTGCTTCAATGCCTTATGATGTTATGGATTCAGATGAAGCACGCATAGAAGTGCAAAAAAATCCTTTAAGCTTTCTCCATGTAGAAAAACCGGAAGTTGATCTTCCCTTGGGAACCGATTTATACGATCCAGCTGTTTATGCCAAAGCCAGAGAAAACCTCTATAAATATGTTTCCGACGGCTATATGAAACAGGATACAAAACCGGCTTATTACATTTATAAACAGGTTATGGATGGTCGTGCTCAAATTGGTTTGGTAGGCCTTACTTCCGTAGATGAATATATGGATGGCACTATCAAAAAGCATGAATTAACAAGAGAAGAAAAAGAAGCAGACCGCATTCGGCATATTGATGCCTGTGATGCACATCCTTCTCCTGTGTTTTTTACCTATCGTCATCAAAATATTATTGATGAAACGGTAGCTAAGGTTATGGCTAATAAACAGCCAGAATATGATTTTATAAGCGATGACGGTATTCAGCATACACTTTGGGTGATGGATGATCCTGAAGATATAAAGACCATTCAAAATGCCTTTGCCGCCTTACCGAATTTGTATGTGGCAGATGGACATCACAGAACTGCCAGCGCGGCAAAAGTTGGACTTAAAAGACGCGAGCAGTTTCCCGATTACACAGGCGACGAAGAATTCAACTTTTTTATGGCGGTTATCTTTCCGGATAATCAATTGAAGATTTATGATTATAATCGAGTGGTTAAAGACCTGAATGGCTTAACCAAAGACGAATTTTTAGCCAAAGTAGCTGAAAAATGGAATGTTACCCCCATCCCTGAAGGAGAAAACTTTGCTCCTCAAAAGAAACACAATATCAGTATGTATCTTGAGGGAAAATGGTATCGTTTAGAACCCAAGCCGGGAACCTGGAACGAGAAAAACATTGTGGAAGACCTGGATGTTTCCATTTTACAGAATAATCTTTTGCAACCCATTTTAGGTATCAATGACCCGCGCACCGATCAAAGAATTGATTTTATCGGTGGAATCAGAGGTCTGGGTGAATTGGTTAAAAGAGTTGACAGCGGAAGAGAAAAAGTTGCTTTTGCTATGTATCCTACAAGTATGGATGAACTTATAGGAATTGCCGATGCAGGAGAAATTATGCCTCCCAAATCAACTTGGTTTGAACCTAAATTACGCAGTGGACTGTTTATTCACTTACTTAAATGA